One stretch of Segatella copri DNA includes these proteins:
- a CDS encoding DUF3408 domain-containing protein: protein MARTKDAVLAPGQKELMEKEYLDFVKPSTYGNKANPSSCDSLYDDVENPELRAIVEKVAATTPYREETSTNEAQSPPNPQKRISGKQRKATLEEYQQTFLQVPRIDDRKPVFVSSDVRDRLDRVVRILGGRRMSVSGIIENIVRHHLSLYEEDFEAWRKL from the coding sequence ATGGCAAGAACAAAAGATGCAGTCTTGGCTCCTGGGCAAAAGGAGCTGATGGAAAAAGAGTATTTGGATTTTGTTAAACCATCTACGTATGGCAACAAAGCCAATCCAAGTAGTTGTGATTCTCTCTATGATGATGTAGAGAACCCAGAGTTGAGAGCAATTGTAGAGAAAGTTGCTGCAACAACTCCCTATAGAGAGGAAACATCAACGAACGAGGCTCAATCGCCACCGAATCCGCAGAAGCGCATCAGCGGCAAGCAGCGCAAGGCGACATTGGAGGAGTATCAGCAGACCTTCCTCCAAGTTCCAAGGATTGACGACCGCAAGCCAGTCTTCGTCAGTTCCGATGTACGAGACCGTCTTGACCGTGTCGTCCGCATCCTCGGAGGAAGGCGCATGAGCGTATCGGGCATCATCGAGAACATCGTGCGCCACCACCTAAGCCTTTATGAAGAGGACTTCGAGGCTTGGCGCAAATTGTGA
- a CDS encoding site-specific integrase, giving the protein MRSTYKQFYYINRGRVKADGTTSIFCRITIDGKVSAIATGLYCAPEEWDTKKGEAKNARVNGQLQAFRLRIDEAYEQATKEKGIVTAEILKNVIVDANTIPMTLLATGEEERERLRLRSIRINSTSSYRQSKTSQLNLREFIGLRGMNDIAFEDLTEEFGKSYKLFLIGKGYSASNTNHNLCWLQRLVYIAVDRGLLKFNPLEDVGYEKKGSPKRRHISRNDLLLIMETPMEDKALELARRMFVFSSLTGLAYVDLRNLYPHHIGMTADGRKYIREKRAKTNNEAFIPLHPIAEQIMSLYNTADDSKPVFPLSSRDSMWFEFHSLGVALGINENLTAHVARHTFGVNMVTSGISMESIAKMMGHSNLRSTQVYAVITDDKISKDMDKLMQRRETKETDQNKNKEDGK; this is encoded by the coding sequence ATGAGAAGTACATACAAGCAGTTTTATTATATCAACCGTGGCAGAGTAAAGGCAGACGGAACCACATCTATATTTTGCCGTATCACGATTGACGGCAAAGTGTCAGCCATAGCAACAGGTCTTTACTGTGCTCCCGAAGAATGGGACACGAAAAAAGGTGAAGCCAAGAATGCAAGAGTGAACGGACAACTGCAAGCGTTCAGACTAAGAATTGACGAAGCCTACGAGCAGGCAACAAAGGAAAAGGGCATCGTTACCGCCGAGATTCTGAAGAATGTTATTGTTGATGCAAATACTATCCCGATGACATTGCTTGCCACTGGCGAGGAGGAGCGTGAACGCCTTAGGCTGCGCTCCATCCGTATTAACTCAACATCTTCTTATCGCCAATCTAAGACATCGCAGCTAAACTTGCGAGAGTTCATCGGGTTACGAGGAATGAATGACATTGCATTTGAAGATTTGACTGAGGAATTTGGTAAATCTTATAAGTTGTTCTTGATTGGCAAAGGGTATAGTGCATCCAATACGAACCATAATCTTTGTTGGCTGCAACGCTTGGTTTATATCGCTGTTGACAGAGGTCTGCTGAAATTCAATCCATTGGAAGATGTCGGATATGAAAAGAAAGGCTCACCAAAGCGTAGACATATATCCAGAAATGACTTGCTGCTCATTATGGAGACTCCTATGGAGGATAAGGCTTTGGAGTTGGCACGAAGAATGTTTGTTTTCTCCAGCCTTACAGGTTTGGCTTATGTCGATTTACGTAACCTGTATCCACACCATATCGGGATGACGGCAGACGGTAGAAAATACATTCGTGAGAAAAGAGCAAAGACCAACAACGAAGCGTTCATTCCCTTGCATCCGATAGCTGAACAAATAATGTCGCTATACAATACAGCGGATGATAGCAAACCTGTTTTCCCTCTTTCTTCACGTGATTCCATGTGGTTTGAATTTCATTCACTCGGTGTGGCTTTGGGTATAAATGAGAACCTTACCGCACACGTTGCAAGACATACATTCGGAGTAAACATGGTTACTTCGGGCATATCAATGGAAAGCATCGCCAAGATGATGGGGCATTCCAACCTGCGAAGCACCCAGGTCTATGCCGTCATCACCGACGACAAGATATCCAAGGACATGGACAAGCTGATGCAGCGCAGAGAAACAAAAGAAACTGACCAGAATAAAAATAAGGAGGACGGGAAATGA
- a CDS encoding radical SAM/SPASM domain-containing protein — MKYILFNENLVLKPDEGRTLILASLVGRNLLIGQDDSFTDIIHPIYAMILCFVDGREINECVNEAASYLSVPKELVLNFINSLVDNPKQVILSGKKGNSVFPPYTIVSMQSPSQIKRYSPNLFKYDQIDLRMKRHLTPSTITLMFNNICVTNCIYCYQDKSHVAKCTIPLERIKELIREAYKLNVNTFDVIGGEFFLYKYWRDVLAELRRYGYNPYLSTKMPLQENDVQFLAKLKVRDIQISLDSCIEEHLIESINVRKGYVAEMLKSLMLLEKYGILVKVHSVLTKYTKDIADMRSIYNVLKNLKNIEDWHVVKGEETLYPRTDYSNIEIDSLSYNNIVNYLKDLSDSSGMSIHYPKLEQIQIVNNTIDKLKQAESHFFNRAFCSGLFSSLYILPDGQVTMCEQLYWNKRFIIGNVKSNSILEIWNSKEAKSLYEIKQEDFPEDSLCHSCGKFKECRTFRQVCYRDIIRKYGSQKWYYPDVKCPYNNQK; from the coding sequence ATGAAATATATTCTTTTTAATGAAAATCTAGTATTGAAACCAGATGAGGGAAGAACTCTCATATTAGCTTCTTTGGTCGGTAGAAATTTGCTTATTGGACAAGATGATTCTTTCACAGATATTATTCACCCTATTTATGCAATGATTCTGTGTTTTGTTGATGGTAGAGAAATCAATGAATGTGTTAATGAGGCAGCATCATATTTGTCAGTTCCAAAAGAATTGGTTCTTAATTTTATTAATTCATTAGTGGATAATCCTAAACAAGTGATACTGAGTGGGAAAAAGGGAAATTCTGTTTTTCCACCATACACTATAGTGTCAATGCAATCACCTAGCCAAATTAAACGTTATTCTCCAAACCTATTCAAATATGACCAAATAGATTTGAGAATGAAGAGACATTTGACTCCATCTACAATTACATTGATGTTTAACAATATTTGTGTAACAAATTGTATCTATTGCTATCAAGATAAATCGCATGTTGCAAAATGTACAATTCCATTAGAACGAATAAAAGAGCTCATCCGTGAAGCTTATAAGTTGAATGTAAATACCTTTGATGTCATAGGAGGAGAATTTTTCTTGTACAAATATTGGAGAGATGTCCTTGCTGAGTTAAGAAGATATGGTTATAATCCTTATCTGTCTACAAAAATGCCATTGCAAGAAAATGATGTGCAGTTCTTGGCAAAACTTAAGGTTCGTGATATTCAAATATCTCTAGATTCATGTATTGAAGAGCATCTAATAGAATCCATAAATGTTAGAAAGGGGTATGTTGCCGAAATGTTGAAGAGCTTGATGTTACTAGAAAAATATGGCATACTTGTAAAGGTTCATTCTGTTTTGACAAAATACACTAAAGATATAGCTGATATGCGCTCTATATATAATGTTCTAAAGAATTTAAAAAATATAGAGGATTGGCATGTAGTAAAAGGAGAAGAAACTTTATATCCAAGAACAGATTATAGTAATATTGAGATAGATTCTCTTTCGTACAATAACATCGTGAATTATCTGAAAGACCTTTCTGACAGCAGTGGTATGTCTATTCATTATCCTAAGTTAGAACAGATTCAAATTGTAAATAACACTATCGATAAATTAAAACAAGCGGAATCTCATTTTTTCAACAGAGCATTCTGTAGCGGTTTGTTCTCTTCATTGTACATCTTACCAGATGGACAAGTTACTATGTGTGAACAGCTATATTGGAATAAGCGTTTTATTATTGGAAATGTTAAATCCAATAGCATCTTGGAAATTTGGAATTCAAAAGAAGCTAAGTCTCTTTATGAGATTAAACAAGAGGATTTCCCTGAAGATTCTTTGTGTCACAGCTGTGGCAAGTTCAAAGAGTGTAGAACATTTAGACAAGTATGCTATAGAGATATAATACGAAAATATGGCTCACAAAAATGGTATTACCCAGATGTAAAATGTCCTTATAATAACCAAAAGTAA
- a CDS encoding TonB-dependent receptor domain-containing protein, producing the protein MRRLFIFLFHLAWTQIVLAQTGIANQNFGKDTLQLREVVVRATRPLAKLNSEGFVTEVKGTVLEKLGFAKDVMGMLPGVLNNNGSIEVFGKGKPVFYINGHIVRNNIEVEQLKANQIDKITVVTNPSSRYASTVGSIIKITTIKKVGDGFSFDNIATFGYRNYLYGKDNLDLNYRADKFDVFGTFGFEKGKDTNSSKNVQNSWLSSHHQQNTTMKSTQHSKLIDGKWGFDFSSSPKLSFGAFYQVSYAPTKTNSSIMSSLYSDDVIESETSAYKDVKLRDLEHLLDGYCHGVWGKWNLEMTFDLMWKKTHENQNVIEQTGINQNFGIKDVGHARLMATELYASHPFLKGNFSFGVDFTNSSREENSESENSIMAGENNKIQELNMAYYVETMQHLGNVTFRIGGRYEHVNSEYFIGGRKNHEQSHVYDKFFPTASLSLPIGKTMVQLSYSKQCYRPLYSQLSNTVHYVNKYLYQSGNPYLQPSYSDNISLNLRYRWLALTANYKKVRNQIITSYTYYDDAKTIALLRKENSRNCLSNLQIMASFMPGFLWKCYYPVLACGVVSQFYKIDYRGNIKHVDNPLVVVKFNNILKFHNNYMATINYSWRSEGNSENIKMGSVGQINLSLAKDLSKKWNVKLSANDIFNTARKNTFTIFSGMNDVYIERAASVRAVEFIVRYKFNTVKAKYKGKGAGKKEMDRL; encoded by the coding sequence ATGAGAAGACTTTTTATTTTTTTATTTCATTTGGCCTGGACACAAATCGTTCTAGCTCAGACTGGTATCGCTAACCAAAATTTCGGAAAGGATACTTTGCAATTAAGGGAGGTTGTTGTTAGAGCAACCCGCCCTTTGGCAAAGTTGAACAGCGAAGGCTTTGTGACAGAAGTCAAAGGTACCGTTTTGGAAAAACTTGGTTTTGCAAAAGATGTTATGGGTATGTTGCCTGGTGTACTGAATAATAATGGTTCCATTGAAGTTTTTGGCAAGGGAAAACCAGTCTTCTATATCAATGGACATATTGTCCGCAATAATATAGAAGTTGAGCAATTGAAGGCTAACCAAATAGATAAGATAACTGTTGTAACGAATCCAAGTTCACGTTATGCTTCAACCGTAGGTTCCATCATAAAGATAACAACCATTAAAAAGGTTGGGGATGGTTTCTCCTTTGATAACATCGCTACTTTTGGCTATCGTAATTATCTGTATGGCAAAGACAATTTGGACTTGAACTATAGGGCAGACAAGTTTGATGTTTTTGGAACGTTTGGATTTGAGAAAGGCAAGGATACGAACTCTAGCAAAAATGTTCAGAATTCATGGCTCTCGTCACATCATCAGCAGAATACGACTATGAAATCGACACAGCACTCAAAGTTGATTGATGGTAAATGGGGATTTGATTTTTCCTCGTCTCCAAAACTCTCATTTGGCGCATTTTACCAAGTATCTTATGCTCCAACAAAGACCAATTCTAGCATTATGTCATCATTATATTCTGATGATGTAATTGAAAGTGAGACTTCCGCATACAAGGATGTCAAATTAAGAGATTTGGAACATTTGTTAGATGGATATTGCCATGGGGTTTGGGGAAAATGGAATTTAGAGATGACTTTTGATTTAATGTGGAAAAAAACACATGAAAATCAAAACGTTATAGAGCAAACCGGCATCAATCAGAATTTCGGAATAAAAGATGTTGGGCATGCTAGGTTAATGGCAACGGAATTATATGCGTCACACCCATTTCTTAAAGGTAATTTTAGCTTTGGAGTAGATTTCACCAATAGTAGCCGTGAGGAGAATTCAGAAAGTGAAAATAGCATTATGGCAGGCGAGAACAATAAAATACAGGAGCTGAACATGGCATATTACGTTGAAACTATGCAGCATCTAGGCAATGTAACATTCCGTATCGGTGGTAGGTATGAGCATGTGAACAGTGAATATTTTATAGGTGGCAGAAAAAATCACGAACAGTCACATGTTTATGATAAGTTTTTCCCGACAGCTTCATTGTCTCTGCCCATTGGAAAAACCATGGTGCAGTTGAGCTATTCTAAGCAATGCTATCGTCCATTGTACTCTCAGTTGAGCAACACGGTTCACTATGTTAACAAATATCTCTATCAAAGTGGAAATCCGTATTTGCAACCATCCTATAGCGACAACATCTCTTTGAATTTGAGGTATCGCTGGTTGGCATTAACTGCTAATTATAAAAAGGTACGAAACCAAATAATAACATCATATACATATTATGATGATGCGAAGACGATTGCCTTGCTCAGAAAGGAAAATTCTAGAAACTGTCTGTCTAACTTACAGATTATGGCTTCTTTTATGCCCGGATTCCTTTGGAAATGCTATTATCCCGTATTGGCATGTGGTGTTGTCTCTCAATTTTACAAGATTGATTACAGAGGAAATATAAAGCATGTGGATAATCCTTTGGTCGTAGTTAAGTTCAATAATATTTTAAAATTCCATAACAACTATATGGCGACAATAAATTACAGTTGGCGTAGTGAGGGAAATAGTGAGAATATTAAGATGGGGAGTGTTGGACAGATAAATCTTTCTTTGGCTAAGGACTTATCTAAAAAATGGAATGTCAAGTTGTCAGCAAATGACATCTTTAATACTGCCCGCAAAAATACCTTTACCATTTTCAGCGGAATGAATGATGTCTATATTGAAAGGGCTGCGAGTGTAAGGGCAGTGGAATTTATCGTAAGATATAAGTTTAATACAGTTAAAGCAAAATATAAAGGTAAAGGGGCAGGAAAAAAGGAAATGGATAGATTGTAA
- a CDS encoding helix-turn-helix domain-containing protein codes for MGFIVFEEEAFNYLDAQLENFVKRMDRIRERSEDKTMNKWLDTQDVCQTLNICPRTVQTLRDNGTLAYTQISHKTYYKPEDVMAIVAVVEDKKKDMRFRKRTG; via the coding sequence ATGGGATTCATCGTATTCGAGGAAGAGGCATTCAACTATCTTGATGCCCAGTTGGAGAACTTCGTGAAGCGCATGGACAGAATCCGTGAGCGCAGTGAGGACAAGACCATGAACAAGTGGCTCGACACGCAGGACGTGTGTCAGACGCTCAACATCTGCCCACGGACAGTGCAGACGCTTCGGGACAACGGAACTTTGGCTTATACGCAAATCAGCCACAAGACCTACTACAAGCCGGAGGACGTGATGGCTATCGTAGCAGTAGTGGAGGACAAGAAAAAGGACATGCGCTTTCGCAAGCGCACAGGTTAG
- a CDS encoding helix-turn-helix domain-containing protein has translation MSNEVMTRNSEWMNHIVNHLNRMVDNFERAVMNYRPMLDGERFMTDKELCARLQLSRRTLQDYRNNGVIPYIQLGGKILYRESDIQKILMANYREAYRMKGL, from the coding sequence ATGAGCAATGAAGTAATGACAAGAAACAGCGAGTGGATGAACCACATCGTGAACCACCTCAACCGAATGGTTGACAATTTTGAACGTGCCGTGATGAACTACCGCCCCATGCTTGACGGTGAGCGCTTCATGACGGACAAGGAGCTTTGTGCCAGACTGCAACTGAGCCGAAGAACCCTGCAGGACTACCGAAACAACGGTGTCATCCCGTATATCCAGCTTGGCGGAAAGATACTCTACCGCGAGTCCGACATTCAGAAGATTCTGATGGCTAACTATCGTGAGGCGTACAGAATGAAGGGCTTGTAG